TAAACAAATAATATCCTTTAGATAATATCTAAAGGATTTTTTAACTATATTTACTATTAAATGACAATTTTAAATTTATTTGTTCAAAAATAATAAAATACTTTATAATATAATAGTTAAATATGCTTTTGTGCAAATTTACTTAAAATAAAATACAAAAATAATAAAAATTGCCTATTTACAATACCTTTAAGTGACTTTATAATTAGTCAAATTACATACAATTAATAATTCTATTTCTAGGGAGAGAAATTGTGTATTTTTTAAAAAAGAAAAAAAATAAAATCTTAACAATAGCTTTAGTAGCTAGCTTAGCTGCTTCAGTTTCATTTGGTTCAGTTCTTTATTATTCATTTTCTGATAATCATATTTCTTTTGATACATCATCAAATGGAATAACTGATGCTGAATTAGCTCCAATTAATAATGCAATTAATGATGCAATAGTTTCAAATAGAGATAATAAATTAAAACCAAGTGAAGAAAAAATCATTAAAGAAACTGAAAAGAAAATTGAAGAAAAAATAATAATACCACCTGCTAAAAAAGAAGAAAAAGTTGAAGCAGCAAAACCAATACCAAAACCAGTAGTAAGAAAGCCTGAAACAAAAATAACTTCACCAAAAATAACCAGAAGAAAACAAACTATTACAATTGCTGGAATTGAAGTTGAAGCCGAAATTGAAGGCCCACCTGGATTTGTAACTCATCAAAGAGATAAAGACAGAAAAATATCAAATCCTACAAGACCTTATCAAAATCATTCAGTTAATAAAATTCTTAGTGTAAAAGTAACAGAAGAATTGAAAAAACAAGTTGCAAAAGATGCTTTATCTGGTGGTAATGGTTATGATGAAGGTGCAGGATTATTTAACAATAGTATTTTTAATGTATTTAAAGAAGAATTTAATTCTGGTAAGGAATTAAATGATATTTTAAGTACTCTTGAATCAGTAGCACGTCAAAACTCTGGTGCTTTTCAAAATACTTTAGAACGTTATAAAAAATTATTAGATTCACCAAATGTTATAAATTTCTTAAAACCTGAAGCACAAAAAGAATATCCAAAACTAAAATCTAAATTTCAAACTAAAAATCAAGAATACATTTGATTAATTGCTAATTTAGATCAATCTAAATTCACAAAAATAGCATCAACTTCAGAAAAATATTTAGAAAAAGGACTAACAATTTCTCCAAGAAGTGCATTTATCAACGAAGCTGGTGAAATTGATTCTAATGGTTGAGGACCACCAGATGAATATAATACTGTAACTTCAAGATTAAGAAGAGATAATTCTGAATATAGAGTCTTTGATTATGATGAATATTACAATAGATCATCAGATAGAATAGCAAATGGAACTTATCCAGGTTGAGTTAAAGAAGATGTTAGTGAAGCATATAGTAAAAAATATAATTTTAAAGCAAGTGATGGTATTAGATTTAGTAAATTAGAAAGAATAAATCCAAATCCAGCAAAAGGTAAACTTAACTCAGGATTAGTACTAGATTTAGATGTTTCAAATGATGAAGCTTATAGAAGATCTAAGGAATTAATAGAACAATTACAAAAAGATGGTGAGCAAATCACTTCTTATAGAATAAAAAATATGGGTGAGAAAAACTCTGATCAAGCGTTTAAAGATATACTAGCTGCACTTCCAAAAGACATTCAACAATTAGAATTGTTCTTCTCAGATAAAGCAACAAATACAGCTAGTTTAATTGCTTTAGAAAATAAAAATATTAAAGAATTATCATTATACACTAGTGGAAATTCATTAAAAAAAGCTTGATCATATAATCCATTAGCTTTAAGAAATACAACTTGAATCAATACAATTGATTATAATGTAAGTGCTGAATATTCTAGTTATGACAAAATTACAACTAGAATTACTTTTAATACTTTAGCATTTGATCAAGAAGACTTTAAAAATGGCAGTTATGAAAGAATTAATGATGGATTAAGAATGGTATATTATGCAAGAAATAATGAACCATTCTTCCAAGGTGGACACGGACCTGGATTAGAACCTGATAAAAAATTAGGACAAAATAGTTATCCAACAGGTTTAGACTTTTCAAGAGTTACAGGTATTAAATCATTAAAAGGACTAAGATTTGATGATGATTTAGATACTTCAAATGAACCAAGAAAAATTACTGAATTAACCTTATATAATAATGAATCTTACTTTGAAATTTCTTCTGATGAATTAAATGTAGCTAACTTAGAACATTTATCAACTGGAAAAGGAAATCCAGAAAAACCAAAAATTCATTTTAGTAATGGAAATAATACAACAAGCATAAAAATAACTGGAAAAACAAAATTAAACGATGAAGGAAAAAGAAATTTAGACAAATATCTAGATTATAATGAAACACTTAAAAATTCAGGAAAGCAAATTCAAGTGCCAAATGATGCTACTGAATTAAGAGACCAGTTAAAAAACTGAGGATATAATGTTGTTACTGCAACTGATCGAACATTTACATAGTCAACAAAAAGGAATATACAACCTATGAAAAGAATGAATAAATTATTGATGTATATATCATCATCAACACTTTTACTCCCGATTACTTTATTAGTTGCTTGTACTACTTCTAAAGTAGTCTCTAAACCTATTGATGACAATGAATTTAATAAACTTATTAATTCTATAAAAACAGAAGATGATCTTTTAAAATATGCTGATATTAAATTTAAGGATCAAAGAGGTTCTGAAATAAGTAAGGGTAATATATTGCCATCACAATTAAAAAAAGAAGACGTAAGTATAATCTTCAAGGGTAAATATAGTGGGCAAATTTTTACAGAAGTCTTAAATGTAAATGCTATTAACCAAGATTCTTCTTTAGGAAATAAAGTTAATATTTTTGTTCAGTTTACTAATAAGAAAACTGGAACAAAAATACCTACAAGTTTTATTATTAGTGGTCTAAATGAAAACGGTAACTTTGATTTTTCAGGAACTAGAATTGTAAATGACTTGGATTATTTTGGTGGTCTTAGCGGTTTTAATGATTATAGTAGTAAAACTCAAGAGCAACGATTTGATTATGATAATTCAAGATATATAACAGGATTAAAAAATCATTTATCAGGCGGAACAGGAACTGTTGACTTAAAAAAACTTAGAGGTTTAGATACAAAAGAAGAACAAATTACAACGTTTGAAAATTAGCAAAAGAAGTTAAGTTCGATAGTTATTATAATGCTGCTTTAAAAGGGTTTACGCTACCAGTTTATGATAATTCAGGTAAATTTACTGGTCTAAGTGTAAATGATGGACCAGAAATAGGAAAAATTGCTTCTCATGTAGATTCACTTGGGAGAACTGAAAAAGCTAAGACTAATGGTTTAGCTAGAACTATTCCAAATGATACTTATAGAACGGCTGCAATTCAAACATATCAAGTAAATTTCACAATTTATAAAGACTATGCTAAAGAAATTGAAGAGGCAGAAGATAGTATTCAATTATTTAGCAAATGAGATGAAAAACAAGTTAAAAGTTATATTTCTGCACAGCTAAATCAATTAAGATCAAACTTTGAAGATGAGGTATCTCAAATAGAAAAAGAACTTTCCCAACCTTTAGAAGGTAGAACAACTATAGTAGAAAATCTTAAGAAGAGAAAATCTGAAATAACTGCTGAATATGAAAAAAATATAAAGGAAATATCATCGCTAAATAAGGATAGTCTTGTAGAATGACAAAAAAAAGAAATTGAAAAATATAAAAAGAAAAAAGAAGAGAAAATTTTTCAAACTTCTGAATCAGGAACAATGTGAATAATGGATTATATTGATATTAATAATCCAACTAAATTTTATTTTGGTACAAATTCACACGTTGCTAAAGGTATAAAAGATGATATGGTTTCATTTTCTTTAACTAGATTAAATTCAGATATAAAAGTAGGCCAAACATTTGGATTAAATAGTGCTGATAAGAATTTTACAAAATTTACTTTTGCACCTGCTAAAAAAGAAAATAAACTTAATGAGGCAGTAACAGCTATTTTTCATGCTACTGACTTTATAAAAAAAGAAAGTAGTCCACTTTCCTTACTTAAAGATGATCAAAAAACTAAGTATAGTGAAGCAGGCTTATTTGCAGATTTTGCAGTTGTTGAAATAGA
This genomic window from Mycoplasma mycoides subsp. capri contains:
- a CDS encoding putative immunoglobulin-blocking virulence protein; protein product: MYFLKKKKNKILTIALVASLAASVSFGSVLYYSFSDNHISFDTSSNGITDAELAPINNAINDAIVSNRDNKLKPSEEKIIKETEKKIEEKIIIPPAKKEEKVEAAKPIPKPVVRKPETKITSPKITRRKQTITIAGIEVEAEIEGPPGFVTHQRDKDRKISNPTRPYQNHSVNKILSVKVTEELKKQVAKDALSGGNGYDEGAGLFNNSIFNVFKEEFNSGKELNDILSTLESVARQNSGAFQNTLERYKKLLDSPNVINFLKPEAQKEYPKLKSKFQTKNQEYIWLIANLDQSKFTKIASTSEKYLEKGLTISPRSAFINEAGEIDSNGWGPPDEYNTVTSRLRRDNSEYRVFDYDEYYNRSSDRIANGTYPGWVKEDVSEAYSKKYNFKASDGIRFSKLERINPNPAKGKLNSGLVLDLDVSNDEAYRRSKELIEQLQKDGEQITSYRIKNMGEKNSDQAFKDILAALPKDIQQLELFFSDKATNTASLIALENKNIKELSLYTSGNSLKKAWSYNPLALRNTTWINTIDYNVSAEYSSYDKITTRITFNTLAFDQEDFKNGSYERINDGLRMVYYARNNEPFFQGGHGPGLEPDKKLGQNSYPTGLDFSRVTGIKSLKGLRFDDDLDTSNEPRKITELTLYNNESYFEISSDELNVANLEHLSTGKGNPEKPKIHFSNGNNTTSIKITGKTKLNDEGKRNLDKYLDYNETLKNSGKQIQVPNDATELRDQLKNWGYNVVTATDRTFT